The following proteins come from a genomic window of Triticum aestivum cultivar Chinese Spring chromosome 6A, IWGSC CS RefSeq v2.1, whole genome shotgun sequence:
- the LOC123129886 gene encoding phospholipase A1-II 7-like, with product MALPFPNLGAGNIATQWRELQGSGSWAGLLEPLDSDLRDSVIAYGELAEATYDVFNADKKSPEAGQCMYSETGLLAASGVSHPEYYKVTKFLYATCDFRPGSGSESSSSVAKAMFVQPVTEEGEVSFWTYTNWIGYVAVATDKGVEALGRRDIVVAWRGSVKFVEFLKDADARYAPAATVLGPSDNFKNAKVHRGFLSVYTAAPRRLMDNDQVCPGQTDITLIMTSARDQAITEVRALMEAHKDEVTSITVTGHSLGGSLATLNAVDMVAHHVNVPPAGSSKQQPCPVTVILFASPRIGNEEFKHAFASFPELRALSMINKRDKVPKLPPCFVHATTATMPIDTDRSPYLRPGTIGIRHNLECYLHGVAGDHGADGDFKLVGDRDLALVNKSTNALTEGYPVPAKWWGANYKGTVKGVAGHWKLQKFDDE from the exons ATGGCACTCCCCTTTCCCAACCTTGGAGCCGGAAACATCGCCACACAGTGGCGGGAGCTCCAGGGCTCTGGGTCGTGGGCCGGGCTCCTGGAGCCGCTCGACTCCGACCTCCGTGACTCTGTTATCGCCTACGGCGAGCTCGCAGAGGCCACATACGACGTGTTCAACGCCGACAAGAAATCGCCCGAGGCCGGCCAGTGCATGTACAGCGAGACCGGACTACTCGCCGCCTCCGGCGTGTCCCACCCGGAGTACTACAAGGTCACCAAGTTCCTTTATGCGACCTGCGATTTTCGACCAGGGTCGGGGTCGGAGTCGTCTAGCTCGGTAGCAAAGGCCATGTTCGTGCAGCCGGTGACCGAGGAGGGGGAGGTGTCGTTTTGGACGTACACCAACTGGATCGGGTACGTGGCGGTAGCGACCGACAAGGGTGTTGAGGCGCTGGGCCGGCGTGACATTGTCGTGGCCTGGCGTGGCTCCGTCAAGTTTGTGGAGTTTCTCAAAGACGCGGACGCTCGGTACGCACCCGCGGCGACGGTGCTGGGCCCCTCGGACAATTTCAAGAATGCAAAGGTGCACCGTGGTTTCCTCTCCGTGTACACAGCTGCCCCGCGCCGCCTTATGGACAATGACCAGGTGTGCCCTGGCCAGACTGACATCACTTTAATAATGACCAGCGCTAGAGATCAG GCAATCACAGAAGTGCGGGCGCTAATGGAGGCGCACAAGGACGAGGTGACCAGCATCACCGTCACGGGTCACAGCCTTGGCGGCTCACTCGCCACCCTCAACGCAGTCGACATGGTGGCCCACCATGTCAATGTGCCCCCGGCCGGCTCCTCCAAGCAGCAGCCGTGCCCTGTGACGGTGATCCTGTTTGCGAGTCCACGAATCGGCAACGAAGAGTTCAAGCACGCCTTCGCCTCCTTCCCTGAACTACGGGCACTCAGCATGATCAACAAAAGAGACAAAGTGCCGAAACTCCCGCCATGCTTCGTGCACGCGACGACGGCGACTATGCCCATCGACACGGACCGGTCACCGTACCTGCGCCCAGGCACCATCGGAATACGCCATAACCTCGAGTGCTACCTGCATGGCGTCGCTGGAGATCATGGTGCCGATGGGGACTTCAAACTAGTGGGGGACCGTGATTTGGCGCTGGTGAATAAGAGTACGAACGCGCTAACAGAGGGGTATCCGGTGCCGGCGAAGTGGTGGGGCGCGAATTACAAGGGCACGGTCAAGGGTGTTGCTGGCCACTGGAAGCTCCAGAAATTCGACGATGAataa